From the genome of Streptomyces sp. NBC_01341, one region includes:
- a CDS encoding NADH-quinone oxidoreductase subunit C, with product MSDEKNSAALPTPRDDSGEVIGVRKGMFGANNGGDTSGYGGLVRTVTMPGATSRPYGGWFDEVADELEGALEEQDLLPSEAIGKTVVDRGELTFHIEREHLVRVARTLRDDPALRFELCTGVSGVHYLGDKGRELHAVYHLRSLTHGRLIRLEVSAPDSDPHIPSLVGVYPTNDWHERETYDFFGLIFDGHPALTRIMMPDDWQGFPQRKDYPLGGIAVEYKGAQIPAPDQRRSYS from the coding sequence GTGAGCGACGAGAAGAACAGCGCGGCACTGCCCACTCCGCGCGACGACTCCGGTGAGGTCATCGGCGTACGCAAGGGCATGTTCGGCGCCAACAACGGCGGCGACACCTCCGGCTACGGGGGCCTCGTCCGCACGGTGACCATGCCGGGCGCCACCTCACGGCCCTACGGCGGCTGGTTCGACGAGGTGGCCGACGAGCTGGAGGGCGCGCTGGAGGAGCAGGACCTCCTCCCCTCCGAGGCGATCGGGAAGACGGTCGTCGACCGGGGCGAACTCACCTTCCACATCGAGCGCGAGCACCTGGTCCGGGTCGCCCGCACCCTGCGCGACGACCCCGCCCTGCGCTTCGAGCTGTGTACGGGCGTCAGTGGCGTCCACTACCTCGGGGACAAGGGGCGCGAGCTGCACGCGGTGTACCACCTGCGGTCACTCACCCACGGCCGGCTGATCCGCCTCGAGGTGTCCGCCCCGGACAGCGACCCGCACATCCCGTCGCTCGTCGGGGTCTACCCGACCAACGACTGGCACGAGCGCGAGACCTACGACTTCTTCGGGCTGATCTTCGACGGGCACCCCGCCCTGACCCGGATCATGATGCCGGACGACTGGCAGGGCTTCCCGCAGCGCAAGGACTACCCCCTCGGCGGCATCGCCGTCGAGTACAAGGGCGCCCAGATCCCGGCTCCGGACCAGCGGAGGTCGTACAGCTGA
- a CDS encoding NuoB/complex I 20 kDa subunit family protein, whose protein sequence is MGLEEKLPSGFVLTTVEQAAGWVRKSSVFPATFGLACCAIEMMTTGAGRYDLARFGMEVFRGSPRQADLMIVAGRVSQKMAPVLRQVYDQMPSPKWVISMGVCASSGGMFNNYAIVQGVDHIVPVDIYLPGCPPRPEMLIDAILKLHQKIQGSKLGVNAEEAAREAEEAALKALPLIEMKGLLR, encoded by the coding sequence ATGGGACTCGAAGAGAAGCTGCCCAGCGGCTTCGTTCTGACCACTGTCGAACAGGCCGCCGGCTGGGTGCGGAAGTCATCCGTCTTCCCGGCCACCTTCGGCCTCGCCTGCTGCGCCATCGAGATGATGACGACCGGTGCGGGGCGGTACGACCTGGCCCGTTTCGGGATGGAGGTCTTCCGCGGATCGCCGCGGCAGGCGGATCTGATGATCGTCGCCGGACGCGTCAGCCAGAAGATGGCGCCCGTCCTGCGGCAGGTCTACGACCAGATGCCGAGCCCCAAGTGGGTCATCTCCATGGGGGTTTGTGCGTCATCGGGTGGAATGTTCAATAACTACGCCATTGTTCAGGGTGTTGATCATATTGTCCCGGTCGACATCTATCTGCCGGGATGCCCACCGCGCCCCGAGATGCTGATCGACGCCATCCTCAAGCTCCACCAGAAGATCCAGGGCTCCAAGCTCGGGGTCAACGCGGAGGAGGCCGCCCGCGAGGCGGAGGAAGCGGCGCTCAAGGCACTCCCCCTGATCGAGATGAAGGGGCTGCTCCGGTGA
- a CDS encoding NADH-quinone oxidoreductase subunit A, giving the protein MNAYAPILVLGALGAGFAIFSVVMATLIGPKRYNRAKLEAYECGIEPTPTPAGGGRFPIKYYLTAMLFIVFDIEIVFLYPWAVSFDALGIFGLVEMLLFVLTVFVAYAYVWRRGGLEWD; this is encoded by the coding sequence GTGAATGCCTACGCGCCCATCCTCGTGCTCGGCGCCCTCGGGGCAGGGTTTGCGATCTTCTCCGTGGTCATGGCCACGCTTATCGGCCCCAAGCGGTACAACCGGGCAAAGCTCGAAGCGTACGAGTGCGGCATCGAACCCACCCCGACTCCGGCTGGAGGCGGCCGCTTCCCCATCAAGTACTACCTGACGGCGATGCTCTTCATCGTCTTCGACATCGAGATCGTCTTCCTCTATCCCTGGGCGGTCAGTTTCGACGCCCTGGGGATCTTCGGGCTCGTGGAGATGCTGCTCTTCGTGCTCACCGTCTTCGTCGCCTACGCGTATGTGTGGCGGCGGGGCGGCCTGGAATGGGACTGA
- a CDS encoding C40 family peptidase, which produces MSHTAHIPSHRKPRQRATKTALRAGVAGGVLSTIAVAGAAGPAQAEPVTQTIEMPTITAGLSTSVAASAQATQAVALDLETQAAEDAAAAAAAKTATKAKAEAVRKAEAEKKAKAAAKAKAEAAERASRSAERTTLSASTGSPSPSSSSSSAARVSSSATGSAASVVAFAQSQVGDAYVSGGTGPNSWDCSGLVQAAFRTVGVDLPRVSQDQSTAGTQVSLDNLQPGDILYWGGAGSAYHVGIYVGGGQFVGAQNSSTGVVQKSLDYDPPSGAVRVL; this is translated from the coding sequence ATGTCCCACACCGCTCACATACCCAGCCACCGGAAGCCCCGCCAGCGCGCCACGAAGACGGCGCTGCGGGCAGGAGTTGCCGGTGGCGTCCTCAGCACCATCGCGGTCGCGGGTGCCGCCGGTCCGGCCCAGGCCGAGCCGGTGACCCAGACCATCGAGATGCCCACCATCACGGCCGGGCTCTCCACCTCCGTCGCCGCGTCCGCGCAGGCGACCCAGGCCGTCGCTCTCGACCTCGAGACGCAGGCCGCCGAGGACGCCGCAGCGGCAGCAGCCGCCAAGACAGCGACCAAGGCCAAGGCCGAGGCCGTCCGCAAGGCGGAGGCCGAGAAGAAGGCGAAGGCTGCCGCCAAGGCCAAGGCGGAGGCCGCCGAGCGCGCCTCCCGCAGCGCCGAGCGCACCACGCTCAGCGCCTCCACGGGGTCGCCGTCGCCGTCGTCGTCGTCGTCCTCGGCCGCCCGTGTCTCCTCCAGCGCCACCGGGTCCGCCGCGTCCGTCGTCGCGTTCGCGCAGTCCCAGGTCGGCGACGCGTACGTCTCCGGCGGCACCGGCCCCAACTCGTGGGACTGCTCGGGTCTGGTCCAGGCCGCCTTCCGTACGGTGGGCGTCGACCTGCCGCGCGTCTCCCAGGACCAGTCGACGGCCGGCACCCAGGTCTCGCTCGACAACCTGCAGCCCGGCGACATCCTGTACTGGGGCGGCGCGGGCAGTGCCTACCACGTCGGGATCTATGTGGGCGGCGGCCAGTTCGTCGGCGCGCAGAACTCCAGCACGGGCGTCGTGCAGAAGTCCCTGGACTACGACCCGCCGTCGGGCGCCGTCCGCGTTCTCTGA
- the mptB gene encoding polyprenol phosphomannose-dependent alpha 1,6 mannosyltransferase MptB yields MRALGARSAGGCRRLGAAGAAAAALGGWAVGTLPAHDPWGLWVPRGPALTAAGYAAAYGGLTLLVVAWWLYGRTGAAVRHTLVTLVWWAAPFLLAPPLYSADVYSYVSQGVMVMEGHDVYSAGPSVLDPGGPGGDAAASVGGHWTDTPAPYGPFFLILARGVAGATGGTVVPAVLGMRLIALASLVLIVWALRNLAREHGRSESAALWLGALNPLLLIHVVGGVHNDGLMTGLMLAGALLALRGRWISGSALIGLAVMVKSPAAVALLFVGVVVGRAASGSTARRVAKGLLAPGLVAGAVAAGATVVCGTGFGWLGTQGVAGRIHTALSFSSDLGLGLGELLRLTAGVDPDPVRSAVQRLALLVALVLIGRLAWHAATGRTEPVRALGPALLALVALSPMVQPWYLLWATAVLAATASGGRALDAVTVLSAALVYETQPSGSTPPYGFVLAALACVACVLHLRRGRAAATGGKVPGQRRPVDEAATSNSLHATR; encoded by the coding sequence ATGCGGGCATTGGGGGCACGGAGCGCCGGCGGCTGCCGTCGGCTGGGCGCGGCGGGGGCGGCGGCCGCCGCCCTGGGGGGCTGGGCCGTCGGCACACTGCCGGCCCACGACCCATGGGGACTGTGGGTGCCCCGGGGGCCCGCCCTGACGGCGGCGGGCTACGCGGCCGCGTACGGCGGACTGACACTGCTCGTCGTGGCCTGGTGGCTGTACGGGCGCACCGGAGCCGCCGTTCGCCACACCCTCGTCACCCTCGTGTGGTGGGCGGCGCCGTTCCTCCTGGCGCCGCCGCTCTACAGCGCGGACGTCTACAGCTACGTCTCTCAGGGCGTGATGGTCATGGAGGGCCACGACGTCTACAGCGCCGGGCCGTCCGTCCTGGACCCCGGCGGACCGGGCGGCGACGCCGCGGCGAGCGTCGGCGGGCACTGGACCGACACCCCGGCGCCGTACGGGCCGTTCTTCCTGATCCTCGCGCGGGGCGTGGCCGGGGCGACCGGCGGCACGGTCGTCCCGGCCGTGCTGGGCATGCGGCTCATCGCCCTGGCGTCCCTGGTGCTGATCGTGTGGGCCCTGCGGAACCTCGCCCGGGAGCACGGCCGCAGCGAGAGCGCCGCCCTGTGGCTCGGGGCGCTGAACCCGCTGCTGCTGATTCACGTCGTCGGCGGTGTCCACAACGACGGGCTGATGACCGGCCTCATGCTGGCGGGTGCGCTGCTCGCCCTGCGCGGGAGGTGGATCAGCGGCTCGGCGCTCATCGGGCTCGCCGTGATGGTCAAGTCCCCGGCAGCGGTGGCGCTGCTGTTCGTCGGCGTCGTGGTGGGCAGGGCCGCGAGCGGGTCCACCGCGCGACGGGTGGCGAAGGGGCTCCTGGCGCCGGGCCTGGTCGCGGGCGCGGTCGCCGCCGGCGCCACGGTCGTCTGCGGCACCGGTTTCGGCTGGCTGGGGACCCAGGGTGTCGCGGGACGCATCCACACCGCGTTGTCGTTCAGCAGCGACCTGGGCCTCGGTCTGGGCGAACTCCTGCGGCTGACGGCGGGCGTGGACCCGGATCCCGTCAGGTCCGCCGTGCAGAGGCTGGCCCTGCTGGTGGCCCTGGTGCTCATCGGCCGCCTCGCGTGGCACGCCGCGACGGGCCGGACTGAACCCGTCCGCGCGCTGGGCCCCGCGCTGCTGGCACTCGTCGCCCTCTCGCCGATGGTCCAGCCCTGGTACCTGCTGTGGGCCACGGCCGTGCTCGCCGCCACCGCGTCAGGGGGCCGGGCGCTGGACGCCGTGACGGTGCTGTCGGCCGCGCTGGTCTACGAGACGCAGCCCTCGGGGTCGACACCCCCGTACGGATTCGTGCTGGCCGCGCTCGCCTGCGTGGCGTGCGTGCTGCACCTGCGCCGTGGGCGTGCCGCGGCGACGGGCGGGAAGGTACCGGGCCAGCGGCGGCCGGTGGACGAGGCGGCCACCTCGAACTCCCTGCACGCGACACGATGA
- a CDS encoding IS607 family transposase — MNLTEWAKTQGVHPQTAYRWFREGTLPVPAQRVGPRTILVNVESNAAPEAVGGLGLYARVSSHDQKADLERQVARLSAWAAKAGHRVVRVESEIASGMNGGRSKARRLLADPEVITVVVEHKDRLGRMNVELVEAALSATGRRLIVLDEGEVEDDLVRDTVEVLTSFCARLYGRRSAKNRAVKALEAASHG; from the coding sequence GTGAATCTGACGGAATGGGCGAAGACGCAGGGCGTGCATCCGCAGACCGCGTATCGCTGGTTCCGTGAGGGGACGCTGCCGGTACCGGCTCAGCGGGTCGGTCCGCGCACGATCCTGGTGAACGTCGAGTCGAACGCCGCGCCGGAAGCGGTCGGAGGGCTGGGTCTGTATGCCCGTGTCTCCTCGCATGACCAGAAAGCTGATCTGGAGCGGCAGGTTGCCCGCTTGTCCGCGTGGGCGGCGAAGGCCGGTCACCGGGTCGTGCGGGTGGAGTCCGAGATCGCCTCGGGCATGAACGGTGGCCGGTCCAAGGCCCGTCGTCTGCTGGCCGATCCCGAGGTGATCACCGTTGTGGTGGAGCACAAGGACCGGTTGGGCCGGATGAACGTGGAGCTGGTCGAGGCCGCCCTTTCCGCGACGGGCCGTCGTCTCATTGTCCTCGACGAGGGCGAAGTCGAAGACGACCTGGTACGGGACACGGTGGAGGTCTTGACGTCGTTCTGCGCCCGGTTGTACGGGCGCCGGTCGGCGAAGAACCGTGCGGTGAAGGCTCTTGAAGCGGCGTCGCATGGCTGA